The genomic region CAAAAATTTTGAAGGTGAAAAAAAGAGGTTTTAGGAGAAGGCATTTCTTGGAAGAGCAAAAGGTGCAGAGTCGGGGGCCAAGAGAAGCTCTTAGGGTCAGGAAGATTCATCCCTGGGACGTCAGCCCCAAGGATGCCATCCAGATCCAGGAGACTCTGCGGCAACAGGTGGTGGTAAGGGGGACTGTGCGAGGCCTCAGATGGGTGGCCGGCTGCGATGTGGCCTATCATTTCTCAAAGCCCCAGTTGATAGGTGGAGTGGTGGTCTGGGATGTGATGCACAGGGTGGTCGTGGAATCTCATGTGGTGGAGGCCGAGGTCAGATTTCCATACATCCCAGGACTCTTGTCTTTCAGGGAGGTTCCGGTGCTCTTGGAAACCCTTCCCAAGATCAAAAGCAAGGTCCAGGTGGTTCTGGTGGACGGCCACGGGGCAGCCCACCCCAGGGGCATGGGCATGGCAAGTCATTTGGGGCTTCATCTGGATATACCGACAGTGGGATGCGCCAAGAACTCACTGGCGGGCAAATGGGAATTGCCCGGGCCCAGCAAAGGGGATCACTCTTGGATCTTCCTGAACGGGACCAAGGTGGGGGCGGTTTTGCGCACCAGAGACAGGGTGCGTCCTGTGTTTGTGTCTCCAGGCCACCGCATAGGACTGGAAGGAGCCTTGAGGGTGGTATTGTGCTGCTTAAATGGTAGAAGGATTCCAGAACCCTTGAGGGAGGCGCACATGCTGGTGGAAAGACTCAAGGGTCCAAGATCCATTTGATCTTATCCCCAGGTGCCCAAATGAGAGATATTAGAAAAAATGAGCCTCAGAGAGCTTTTCAATCATTGCCTGAGTCTGGGGCAAGCTTGGGTGGAGCTGTGCTGCAATCCCCAGGGACACTTGGAGTGATGCCCCTTTAGCCAGTTGTTCAAGCCTTGGGAACTGAGGGGCTATGCCTTGTACAAATCCGGCTCGCATCATGGAAAATCAGTGGATGGTGCGACTTAGTCCTTTTGCAGTCCAAGAGTGCCAAGGCAGGCCAGAGCCTTGAGGAACCCATGGGCCCGGGCAATAATAAAAAGAAAAAAACTGGAGAAGGGGCAATGAAAAGAAATTGGAACAGGGCGATCAAGACGGCTCTTGTGGGATTGCTCCTGGGTTCGCTTCTTGCCTGCAGCCAGTGGCAGGCTGCTCACGAAGATGCCAGAGAAACAGCCAAGAGGTGCAGCATCCAACCCACTGCTCCGGGCTGTGCCGAGGCGGGTTGGGGCAGGCCTGGTATGGGCTTTTGACTTCCAGGGGCGAGGGGCAATAATCGTTGACAACAGGTTCCACGGTTTCCTAATATACCCCCGCTTTGTTTTTCCTCTTTTTCCTTGGAAAGGAACTACTTCTCTGGCAGGGAAGAACTCTTGTGCTCCTGTACTAAATCAGAACCTCTGGATCGAACCTGGGACGACGAGCAGGTGATACCCCCGGAGCTGGGCCCAGACACAGCCTTTCTTTTTGATCGCATGACCAGGGATACCCTGGAGGCGGTTGGGGCCAGACCAGGGGCAAGAGTGCTGGATGTGGGCTGCGGCCGAGGCCTGGACCTGGCCTCCCAGTGGGACAAGAAAGCAGTGCTCATAGGCTGTGACCCCTCGGAAATCATGGTCAAAAGGGCCAAAGAAACCTTAGAGCACAAGGGTCTCAGGCCTCTTGTGGTGTGCTGCAGCGCCGAGAACCTGCCATTTTGTTCCAACAGCCTGGATCGGGTCTACTGCAAAGGAGCCATAGACCATTTCTATGACCCCCAAAGGGCGCTGCAAGAAATGGCAAGGGTACTTAGGCCTGGTGGGGGATTGGTGGTATCAGTAGCAAATTTTGAAAGCCTTGGATGCCGCCTGGGTCGGGTCTATAACCGGCTCCACAGAATCTTTACCGGAAAGGAGCTTCCAAGACCTCACTTCTGGGAGATCCCCAAAGATCACGTTTATCGTTTCCACAGGAAGCTGCTGGTGGGTTTCATGCCTCCAGAAGTGCACATTGTAGATCTTAGAGGTATTTCTCTGTTCTGGGGGGTTCCTGGCTGGGGGGCTTTTCTTAAGAGGCTCTCGCCAGGGACAAGGGGAATCTTGCTTTTTTTGCTGGATCGTCTGGCCAGAGTGTTCCCTTCTGTGGCTGACGTCATTGTCCTGAAGGCGCGCAAACCGGGAAAAATAAGGGAGGCACAGAACTCTCCCAAGGTGCTTGAGAGGATAAGAGGGGTGGAAATGAACGCTAACTCGAGAGTTCAGGGGTTGCTCATCTGCATGGGGACGGTGGTGGCCGCCATACTTTTTCTCATAGGAGTGTTCATGAAGAGCTACTGGGCCCTGGCAATACCCGTAGCCATAGGTTTTTTGTGGTTGCTGGGACTAGCCTTCTGGATAGGCTGGACCCTTCTGACCATTCGGGTGGAGCCTCCCAGGGAGTGAGGCCTGCCAGGCCATGCGAATTTGCCTGCTTTGTTACCGAGGGAATCCTTACTGTGGGGGGCAGGGCATATACCTTTACCACCTAAGCAGGGCCTTGTCAGCCTCGGGAAACCATGTGACCATTCTGGTGGGCCCGCCTTACCCTGAACCCACCCCTTGGGCCAGGGTGGAGAGGATCCCCAACAGGCAATACTGGGGCAAAAGAGGTCTTCTGACCGAGCAGGGAAATCCCATCAATGTGTTCAAGCCTCTGGAGTTTTTCGAATTTGCCACTTCCAGGCTGGGCTATTTTCCTGAGCCCCTGGCCTTCAGCCTAAGAGCATTCAAGAGGTTCAAGCTCCTGCACAAAGAAAAGCCCTTTGACGTGATTCATGATGTGGAGACACTGGGGTATGGTGTCTTGATGGCGCGCAAACTTGGTGTTATAGCGGTGGCCACCGTGCATCACCCCCTGAGTCTCGACATGGCAGCCCATCTGGCCAAAGCAGGATCCTGGAAGGAAAGGTATTACAACGTGGTATTTTTCCCTCTGATGATGCAGAAAATGGTGGCCCGAAGACTAGACGGGCTGATAACCGCATCTGAGGCTGGCAAGAGGGAAATCATTCAAAGTTTTTCCGTGAACCCGGCCAGAGTGCACCTGGTTTACACAGGCGTGGATCTGGAGAGATTCTCACCGGATCCAGATGTGCCCAGAGAACCCATGAAGATTCTCTTTGTGGGAAATGCCCAGGACCCCAGGAAAGGTATCAGGGTGCTCTTTGAGGCCATGAGGCTTTTGCCGCTATCGGTGAAACTGGACATAGTGGACCAGGGGGAACCAGAGAAAACCTATGCTCCCCAGCTTGTGCGGGCTATGGGGCTGAGCCAAAGGGTCAGGTTCACGGGGCGGGTACCTCTGGAAGAGCTGGTTCATCTGTACAGGAGAGCCTCCTTGCTGGTGCTGCCCTCCAGATTCGAGGGCTTCGGGCTTCCTGTGGTGGAGGCACTGGGCTGCGCCACTCCGGTGGTGGTCACAGAAGCAGGCTCTCTGCCTGAGGTGGTGGGCAAAGATCAGGGGGCTCTGACAGTGCCTCCCGAAGACCCCAAGGCCTTGGCCCTGGCCATTCACAGGATTTTGTCCCAGCCGGAAATGGGAAGACAAATGGGAAAACTCGGAAGGAAGAGGGTTGAGGCGCTATTTAGCTGGGAACGCACGGCCAGAGAGACCCTTGAAGTCTATGAAAGGGCAAGGCAAGGAGAATTCTCCAAGTAGGATGCCCATTATAGGTTTCTGGGGAGCAACGAGTGTCAGTACGTTGGTTGGAAGGGAGAAAGGGAATCAGGGCGCTTCCTGAGAAAGCATTACGGGGCAAAGCATGTCATGGAGCAGTGGCTCATCGTGGGCATTTTCAAATCATGGAACAAGGGCTGAGTCCAGTTCTTGGGGAAGGGTGCTGTGAAGGACCAACGCAGACCACTTAACATCTGTCTTCTCACATACAGAGGAAATCCTTTTTGCGGGGGCCAGGGTGTGTACGTCCAGTATCTGGCCCAGGAGCTGGTTCGTCTAGGGCACAGTGTGCGTGTTATATCTGGTCCGCCCTACCCATGGCTCCCAGAGGGAGTGCAACTTCACAAGGTGGAAAGTCACATTTTTTTTGGGTACTCCAGCTCCCAGATTCTGGCCAACACGCCCCTCAAAAGACTCTTGAGCCCATTGAATTTTTACGAATTCTCTTCCTCCCGCATAGGGGTTTTCCCGGAAATAAGGGCCTTTAGCTTCAGAGCCTATGAAAGGCTCAGAGAAATGCTTCAGAAGGAAACCCTGGATGTTATCCACGACAACCAATGCCTAGGTTATGGTTTCTTGCTCATGAAGGCCTTTTCAGTTCCCCTGGTGGCCACCATTCACCATCCTTTGAGCATAGACAGGAGGACCTGGTTCGAGACACCCAGCGGACTTCGTCAGAAGATAAAAATGCTGCTTTATTATCCGCTTGTCATGCAGAGAATCGTGGCGGCTAACATGGACAGAATAGTCACGGTCTCACAGGATGCCTCCATTCAGATCCAGAGGGATTTCAAGATCCCTGCACAGAGGATCCGGGTGGTTTACAACGGCCTGGACACAGATGTTTTCAAGCCCCTGCCCCAGCAACAGAGGGTCCCCAAACGAATTCTTTTTGTGGGCAATGTGGCGGATCGAAAGAAGGGGATTCTTTATCTCCTGCAGGCCATGGCCGAGGTGGACTCTGCAGCCCACCTGGTCATAGTGGATGGCGGCACTCCAACGCGGGTATCGGCATGGGATCTGGTAAAGGCATTGGGCCTGGACAACAGGGTAAGTGTGACGGGCAAGATAGGGAGGGAGGAATTGGTAAGACTTTATTGCTCGGCCCAGCTGGCCGTTGTGCCCTCCCTTTACGAAGGATTTGGATTTCCGGCTGCCGAGGCCATGGCCTGCGAGGTACCGGTGGTAGCCACGACAGCAGGGGCCTTGCCCGAGGTGGTGGGCAGGGACCAAAGCTGCGGTACTTTGGTGCCCCCTCGTGATCCCCACGCCCTTGCCCAGGCACTAAATGCACTGCTTGCCCAGCCCGGGAAATGCTTGGAGATGGGCAAGGCAGGGCGCAGAAGGGTGCTGACTCATTTCACCTGGCGAAAGGCAGCAGAGCAGTTGGTGGACATATACAGAGAGATGAAGATTGCTTACCATTAGCCTCAAGACATTCTCCCCAAAGCCGGGTGATTGGATCCTGGATGCCGGCTGCGGAGAGGGTCGTCATAGCTTTGCCCTCCACCGCATGGACTGCAAGGTTTTTGCCCTGGACATGGATCTGACTTCCCTGCGTAAGGCCCAGTACGTGCTAAGGGAGATGGACAAAAGAGGGGAGGGACGGGGTAAGTACCTTGTGCTCAGGGGGGATAACCTGGCCCTTCCTTTTGGCCAGAACACATTTCACAGAATAGTCTGTGCGGAAGTCCTGGAACACATCCCAGATGATCGTGGGGCAGTATTGGAGCTGGTCAGGGTTCTCAAGCCGGGCGGCCTGATGGCCGTCACGGTCCCCACCTCATTCACAGAGGTTGTTTATGGAAAACTCTCCCCCGCATATTTCAGGACGCCGGGCGGCCACATCAGGATTTACAGCCCTTGGCAAATCTCGAGGCTCCTCACCAGTTGCGGGCTGAAAATAATATCAATAGGCTTTGCCCACTCCTTCCACAGTCTTTACTGGGTGTTGAGGTGCCTATGCGGGCTCCATGACCAAGAGGCCTTCATACCCAGGCTATACCATCGTTTCTTGCACCAGGTGGTACTGCATCCCAGACTGAGCCGCTTCGAGCACTCCTGCAACTACCTTTTTCCCAAGAGCATGGTGCTCTATGCCCAGAGGCATTCACCAAGGGGATAGGGATCAGGTCTTCTTCATCTTATCCATGATCTCCTCCACCTCCCTGGC from bacterium harbors:
- a CDS encoding endonuclease V, with protein sequence MEEQKVQSRGPREALRVRKIHPWDVSPKDAIQIQETLRQQVVVRGTVRGLRWVAGCDVAYHFSKPQLIGGVVVWDVMHRVVVESHVVEAEVRFPYIPGLLSFREVPVLLETLPKIKSKVQVVLVDGHGAAHPRGMGMASHLGLHLDIPTVGCAKNSLAGKWELPGPSKGDHSWIFLNGTKVGAVLRTRDRVRPVFVSPGHRIGLEGALRVVLCCLNGRRIPEPLREAHMLVERLKGPRSI
- a CDS encoding methyltransferase domain-containing protein — encoded protein: MCSCTKSEPLDRTWDDEQVIPPELGPDTAFLFDRMTRDTLEAVGARPGARVLDVGCGRGLDLASQWDKKAVLIGCDPSEIMVKRAKETLEHKGLRPLVVCCSAENLPFCSNSLDRVYCKGAIDHFYDPQRALQEMARVLRPGGGLVVSVANFESLGCRLGRVYNRLHRIFTGKELPRPHFWEIPKDHVYRFHRKLLVGFMPPEVHIVDLRGISLFWGVPGWGAFLKRLSPGTRGILLFLLDRLARVFPSVADVIVLKARKPGKIREAQNSPKVLERIRGVEMNANSRVQGLLICMGTVVAAILFLIGVFMKSYWALAIPVAIGFLWLLGLAFWIGWTLLTIRVEPPRE
- a CDS encoding glycosyltransferase family 4 protein gives rise to the protein MRICLLCYRGNPYCGGQGIYLYHLSRALSASGNHVTILVGPPYPEPTPWARVERIPNRQYWGKRGLLTEQGNPINVFKPLEFFEFATSRLGYFPEPLAFSLRAFKRFKLLHKEKPFDVIHDVETLGYGVLMARKLGVIAVATVHHPLSLDMAAHLAKAGSWKERYYNVVFFPLMMQKMVARRLDGLITASEAGKREIIQSFSVNPARVHLVYTGVDLERFSPDPDVPREPMKILFVGNAQDPRKGIRVLFEAMRLLPLSVKLDIVDQGEPEKTYAPQLVRAMGLSQRVRFTGRVPLEELVHLYRRASLLVLPSRFEGFGLPVVEALGCATPVVVTEAGSLPEVVGKDQGALTVPPEDPKALALAIHRILSQPEMGRQMGKLGRKRVEALFSWERTARETLEVYERARQGEFSK
- a CDS encoding glycosyltransferase family 4 protein yields the protein MKDQRRPLNICLLTYRGNPFCGGQGVYVQYLAQELVRLGHSVRVISGPPYPWLPEGVQLHKVESHIFFGYSSSQILANTPLKRLLSPLNFYEFSSSRIGVFPEIRAFSFRAYERLREMLQKETLDVIHDNQCLGYGFLLMKAFSVPLVATIHHPLSIDRRTWFETPSGLRQKIKMLLYYPLVMQRIVAANMDRIVTVSQDASIQIQRDFKIPAQRIRVVYNGLDTDVFKPLPQQQRVPKRILFVGNVADRKKGILYLLQAMAEVDSAAHLVIVDGGTPTRVSAWDLVKALGLDNRVSVTGKIGREELVRLYCSAQLAVVPSLYEGFGFPAAEAMACEVPVVATTAGALPEVVGRDQSCGTLVPPRDPHALAQALNALLAQPGKCLEMGKAGRRRVLTHFTWRKAAEQLVDIYREMKIAYH
- a CDS encoding class I SAM-dependent methyltransferase; the protein is MLTISLKTFSPKPGDWILDAGCGEGRHSFALHRMDCKVFALDMDLTSLRKAQYVLREMDKRGEGRGKYLVLRGDNLALPFGQNTFHRIVCAEVLEHIPDDRGAVLELVRVLKPGGLMAVTVPTSFTEVVYGKLSPAYFRTPGGHIRIYSPWQISRLLTSCGLKIISIGFAHSFHSLYWVLRCLCGLHDQEAFIPRLYHRFLHQVVLHPRLSRFEHSCNYLFPKSMVLYAQRHSPRG